In Wenyingzhuangia fucanilytica, the following are encoded in one genomic region:
- a CDS encoding nitroreductase family protein: protein MSIQNIIHKRRTLKVLSAEPKPILKTEVSITDLEEMVTCAGKAPFHYPANNEAIEHTELKSLAPWRFYILDTKTCRDLAKYYIDNNIDGGKIVQMLHTASALIQATWIPEPLDNGKIEFHQKNIEHVAATSAAIQNLLLVATEKGYETYWSSGGTLRENNFKELLNIPTNEQLLGSIFIFSDDNIKNTKQITGAWREKQGSIKDFSSFVTI from the coding sequence ATGTCTATCCAAAACATTATTCATAAAAGAAGAACATTAAAGGTACTTAGTGCAGAACCTAAGCCTATATTAAAAACAGAAGTATCTATTACTGATTTAGAAGAAATGGTTACTTGTGCAGGTAAGGCTCCTTTTCATTACCCTGCAAATAATGAAGCGATTGAACATACTGAACTAAAATCTTTGGCTCCATGGAGATTTTATATTTTGGATACTAAAACTTGTAGAGATTTAGCAAAGTATTATATAGACAACAATATAGATGGCGGAAAAATTGTACAAATGTTACATACTGCATCGGCGCTAATACAAGCTACTTGGATACCCGAACCTTTAGATAATGGAAAAATTGAGTTTCATCAAAAAAACATAGAACATGTTGCTGCTACAAGTGCAGCTATTCAAAACTTATTACTTGTTGCAACTGAAAAAGGATATGAAACATATTGGTCTAGTGGCGGAACTTTAAGAGAAAATAATTTTAAAGAATTGCTTAACATTCCTACCAACGAACAATTATTAGGAAGTATATTTATCTTTTCCGATGACAATATCAAAAACACAAAACAAATTACAGGAGCATGGAGGGAAAAACAAGGGAGCATTAAAGACTTTAGTAGTTTTGTTACTATCTAA